The following proteins are encoded in a genomic region of Brachypodium distachyon strain Bd21 chromosome 1, Brachypodium_distachyon_v3.0, whole genome shotgun sequence:
- the LOC106865782 gene encoding plant cysteine oxidase 1, translating into MVGKNEEIRPEDVGLRPDGARYFQELDERGARGTPAITTKNLYECDTFTVAAFLLSPGKVMPLHDHPRMTVFSKILMGSAHVTSYDWVQPSLCLDRRWLLAQKVLDKEFTPESGAWALYPDTGGNVHRLAAGADGPCAFIDVLSPPYGSPLQQIGGSFYEDMPFKKIHPAVPNQISEEQKGKLAWLQQIGVPKDLNLITLQNRGPGSQ; encoded by the exons ATGGTGGGGAAGAATG aggaGATAAGACCGGAGGACGTCGGGCTAAGGCCGGATGGTGCCCGCTACTTCCAGGAATTGGATGAACGCGGCGCCCGGGGCACCCCGGCCATCACAACCAAGAACCTGTATGAGTGCGACACTTTCACG GTGGCCGCGTTCCTCCTTTCCCCAGGAAAGGTGATGCCGCTCCACGACCACCCGCGCATGACGGTGTTCAGCAAGATCCTCATGGGGTCGGCCCATGTCACCTCCTACGACTGGGTGCAGCCTTCCCTCTGCTTGGATCGACGCT GGTTGCTGGCGCAGAAGGTGCTGGACAAGGAGTTCACGCCGGAGTCCGGAGCCTGGGCCCTGTACCCAGACACCGGAGGCAACGTGCAccggctcgccgccggcgcggacgGCCCCTGCGCCTTCATAGACGTCCTCTCGCCGCCTTACGGCTCGCCGCTGCAACAAATCGGCGGCAGTTTTTACGAGGACATGCCCTTCAAAAAGATCCACCCTGCAG ttcCGAACCAAATTAGCGAGGAACAGAAGGGCAAGCTGGCATGGCTGCAGCAGATCGGCGTGCCCAAGGACCTCAACTTGATTACCTTGCAGAACCGTGGCCCGGGAAGCCAGTAG